One genomic window of Parabacteroides pacaensis includes the following:
- a CDS encoding M56 family metallopeptidase produces the protein MTLEMAYFLKVNLAIALFYVFYRLFFYKDTFFRLRRSLLLAFFALAFLYPLLNIQEWIREQEPIAEVVTLYSAMLLEIPARIPQSTPTDWLQIFSSILLYGYFTGILALGIRFFIQFGSILILSTKCKKTEIKGTKIYVLDKCAGPFSFFYMIFVCPGNHTEKELEEILAHEKTHAGQYHSIDVIICEILSIICWFNPFVWLLKREVRYNLEYLADNVVIQSGYDSKSYQYHLLGLACHQGATDLYNSFNVLHLKNRISMMNKKRSPGIVRTKYLAFIPLAVLLMLMSNIEAVARVTKTIAKEIIAEKEMSLYREGKPGSAKTGKTPTNDDEVVVAYSLKHTGQQPEEKKGSVAGLQVEYDKQSSGSIEEKSAFTLVEEMPVYPGGEKAFMRAVNSRIRYPQIAYENGIEGRVVCSFVVNEVGDVNDIKVLRGVDDSLNKEAIRVISGLSGWTPGKQKGVAVKVKYTLPVLFRLNKEIAKHTGSTVSFLENKASLYLVDGKEMTYPDLISRYDVNSLVNVTVRKGNSVIQQYGEKAKNGVMIITTKEIN, from the coding sequence ATGACTCTTGAAATGGCTTATTTTTTGAAGGTAAATTTGGCCATTGCCTTATTTTACGTCTTCTATCGATTGTTCTTTTATAAAGACACATTTTTTCGTTTGCGCCGTAGCCTTCTACTCGCATTCTTTGCCCTTGCTTTTCTTTATCCGCTGTTGAATATTCAAGAGTGGATCCGGGAACAAGAACCGATAGCAGAAGTAGTTACGTTGTATTCGGCCATGCTTTTGGAAATACCTGCCCGGATTCCTCAATCCACCCCGACAGATTGGCTGCAAATTTTTTCATCTATTCTTTTATATGGCTATTTCACAGGAATACTGGCTCTGGGTATCCGCTTTTTTATTCAGTTCGGAAGTATTCTGATCTTATCGACAAAATGTAAAAAAACAGAAATAAAGGGTACGAAGATATATGTATTAGACAAATGCGCAGGGCCATTTTCTTTCTTTTATATGATTTTTGTTTGTCCCGGCAATCATACGGAGAAGGAATTGGAAGAAATTCTTGCACATGAAAAAACACATGCCGGACAATATCATTCCATAGATGTGATTATATGCGAAATACTCTCTATTATTTGCTGGTTCAATCCTTTTGTCTGGCTGTTAAAAAGGGAAGTACGCTATAATTTGGAATATCTTGCTGATAATGTGGTAATTCAATCCGGATATGATAGTAAGAGCTATCAGTATCATTTGCTAGGATTAGCCTGTCATCAAGGAGCCACGGATTTATATAACAGTTTTAATGTACTGCACCTTAAAAACAGGATTAGTATGATGAATAAAAAAAGATCCCCTGGAATTGTCCGTACAAAATATTTGGCTTTTATCCCCCTGGCCGTTCTTCTTATGCTTATGAGTAATATAGAAGCGGTTGCACGCGTTACCAAAACGATTGCAAAAGAGATAATTGCAGAAAAAGAAATGAGTTTATACAGAGAGGGCAAACCCGGTAGTGCTAAAACCGGAAAAACTCCGACAAACGATGATGAAGTAGTAGTAGCCTATAGCTTAAAACATACAGGCCAGCAACCGGAAGAAAAGAAAGGGAGTGTTGCGGGGCTGCAGGTAGAGTATGATAAGCAATCTTCTGGTTCTATAGAAGAAAAGTCTGCTTTTACCCTAGTAGAAGAAATGCCCGTTTACCCGGGAGGTGAAAAAGCGTTTATGCGAGCTGTTAATTCACGGATAAGATATCCTCAGATTGCTTATGAGAATGGAATAGAAGGACGTGTGGTTTGTTCATTTGTAGTTAACGAAGTGGGAGATGTAAACGATATAAAAGTGTTAAGGGGTGTGGATGATTCATTGAATAAAGAAGCCATTCGGGTAATCTCCGGTTTATCCGGATGGACTCCTGGGAAACAAAAGGGTGTAGCTGTAAAAGTAAAATATACACTGCCCGTTTTGTTCCGGCTTAACAAAGAGATAGCAAAGCATACCGGTTCTACTGTTTCTTTTTTGGAAAACAAGGCTTCCTTATATCTTGTGGACGGGAAAGAAATGACGTATCCGGATCTGATTTCCCGTTATGATGTCAATAGTTTGGTAAACGTAACTGTTAGAAAAGGGAATAGTGTAATTCAACAGTATGGAGAAAAAGCAAAAAACGGAGTCATGATCATCACGACTAAGGAAATAAATTGA
- a CDS encoding tetratricopeptide repeat protein translates to MKTKLFLCLLLLDWFSIGAYSQVTSLQDLVYKKKYAEVIRLSQNFTAADSANYDTMFALAQAYEGLLKNKEAYRYYQYCLKKDSTDIDLLNAMGRTAGSLGQVSKALACFQKVLQADSTDFYANYQMARLYMQQGDYDAAIYNFAYLLQFDEENPSLWKNLGDCYAMNPMGIEGMIMSYQKAFSLNPENAIFGHLLVNTLLPLGKDLLPQALQVCDTALFYNPDHKILLRDKAVALYMNRNYLQADSLFTLLLGREDSSYINLKYGGAARFKGGLYMDAIGLLERALELDTTSVEVNILLGATLGKTYDRKKAYELFDKAEYYMQPSKDLTFQLALYRAEVNLKDGNPVEANKFYDHAYKINPQRLDVLQKMAMLFYGRGRAEKYEDETEKQRGLYNVVTFIKACLSKEEIEPKFIAYYKPYLNSFLEEMFFKNENKSPLLSPDGKKSYITKEELRSLVEKIPEPEERKDGLYYISE, encoded by the coding sequence ATGAAAACGAAATTATTCCTTTGCTTGCTTCTGTTAGATTGGTTTTCGATAGGGGCATATAGTCAGGTTACTTCTTTGCAAGATTTGGTATACAAGAAAAAATATGCAGAAGTAATCCGTCTTTCTCAAAACTTTACAGCCGCAGATTCGGCAAATTACGATACTATGTTTGCGCTTGCGCAGGCTTATGAAGGATTATTGAAAAACAAAGAAGCGTACCGTTATTACCAATATTGCTTAAAGAAAGATAGCACGGACATTGATCTCTTAAATGCTATGGGACGAACGGCCGGTTCCTTGGGACAGGTGAGTAAGGCATTGGCTTGCTTTCAAAAAGTGTTGCAAGCAGATTCTACCGACTTTTATGCGAATTATCAAATGGCTCGCCTCTATATGCAACAAGGTGATTATGATGCCGCTATTTACAATTTTGCCTATTTATTGCAATTTGATGAAGAAAATCCGTCCTTATGGAAAAATTTAGGTGATTGTTATGCCATGAATCCGATGGGAATAGAGGGAATGATTATGTCTTATCAAAAAGCGTTTAGCTTGAATCCGGAAAATGCTATTTTCGGACATTTGCTGGTTAATACTTTACTTCCCTTAGGAAAAGATCTGCTGCCGCAGGCTTTGCAAGTATGCGATACGGCTCTTTTTTATAATCCGGATCATAAAATATTATTACGGGACAAAGCGGTGGCTTTATATATGAATCGTAATTATCTGCAAGCGGATAGCCTGTTTACTCTTTTATTAGGCAGGGAAGATTCGTCTTATATCAATTTAAAATATGGTGGGGCAGCCCGTTTTAAAGGTGGTTTATATATGGATGCTATCGGGTTATTGGAAAGGGCACTCGAATTGGATACGACTTCGGTAGAGGTAAATATTTTATTAGGTGCAACTTTAGGGAAGACTTACGACCGGAAAAAGGCTTATGAATTGTTCGATAAAGCAGAATATTACATGCAGCCTTCCAAAGATTTAACATTTCAACTGGCTTTGTACCGGGCTGAAGTGAACCTAAAAGACGGGAACCCCGTAGAAGCAAATAAATTTTATGACCACGCTTATAAAATAAATCCCCAAAGATTGGATGTTTTACAAAAAATGGCCATGTTGTTTTATGGCCGTGGAAGGGCAGAAAAATATGAGGATGAAACGGAAAAACAGAGAGGGTTATATAATGTGGTTACTTTCATCAAAGCTTGTTTATCCAAAGAAGAGATAGAACCTAAATTTATAGCCTATTATAAACCTTATCTTAATTCGTTTTTGGAAGAGATGTTCTTTAAAAATGAAAATAAATCGCCGTTGTTGTCACCGGACGGAAAGAAATCTTACATTACAAAAGAAGAATTACGGTCTTTAGTAGAAAAAATCCCGGAACCGGAAGAAAGAAAAGATGGGCTTTATTATATTAGCGAATAA
- a CDS encoding flotillin family protein: MIAPGLYLIVVIVAVLFISFAAILSRYKRCPSDKILVVYGRTGKNKEGGVSSARCIHGGAAFIWPVFQSYAFLDLTPLSIECNLTNALSKQNIRVDVPCRFTVGISTEADSMTNAAERLLGQRKENIQNLATDILFGQLRLVIATMDIEEINSDRDKFLANVSANVEAELRKIGLKLINVNVTDLRDESGYIEALGKEAAAKAINDAKKSVAEQNRFGEIGKAEADRDKDIRIAETVRDTRIRTSEANATAIEGENNAKISIADSDAIRREREAEAARRATAAEKVQSAKALEEAYTAEKEAEIARAEREKATQQANIIVPAQIEKEKAIIDAEAEAERIRRKAKGEADAIYAKMAAEAQGMYEVLTKQAEGYDRIVKAAAGDPDKAVMMLITDKLPELVKTQVEAVKNIKIDKVTVWDGNANGNGNTSTANFISGMMKSVPPLNDLFHMAGMNLPSYLKGPEVKKEEGTHENEEKTPC; the protein is encoded by the coding sequence TTCTTTTGCTGCTATCTTGTCACGTTACAAACGTTGTCCGTCCGACAAAATATTGGTTGTATACGGACGTACGGGAAAAAACAAAGAAGGTGGAGTTAGCTCTGCCCGTTGTATCCACGGAGGGGCCGCTTTTATCTGGCCTGTATTCCAAAGTTATGCTTTCCTGGATTTAACTCCTTTATCTATCGAGTGTAATTTGACGAATGCACTAAGTAAACAAAATATCCGGGTCGATGTACCTTGTCGTTTCACCGTAGGTATTTCTACGGAAGCGGACAGCATGACAAACGCTGCCGAGCGTTTATTAGGTCAACGCAAAGAAAATATCCAAAACCTGGCAACCGATATCCTTTTCGGGCAACTCCGTCTGGTAATCGCCACAATGGATATTGAAGAAATCAATTCCGACCGCGATAAGTTCCTTGCAAATGTAAGTGCCAACGTAGAAGCAGAACTTCGTAAGATCGGCTTGAAACTTATCAACGTCAATGTAACCGACCTTCGCGATGAGTCCGGCTATATCGAAGCATTAGGTAAAGAAGCGGCAGCCAAAGCAATTAATGATGCCAAAAAGAGCGTAGCTGAACAGAACCGGTTTGGTGAAATCGGTAAAGCCGAAGCCGACCGGGATAAAGATATCCGGATTGCAGAAACTGTCCGCGATACCCGTATCCGTACTTCGGAAGCAAACGCTACAGCTATCGAAGGGGAAAACAATGCTAAAATTTCTATTGCTGATTCCGATGCCATTCGTCGTGAAAGAGAAGCCGAAGCTGCCCGTAGGGCTACCGCTGCAGAGAAGGTACAATCGGCAAAAGCTCTGGAAGAAGCCTACACTGCTGAAAAAGAAGCGGAGATTGCCCGTGCGGAAAGAGAAAAGGCAACCCAACAGGCAAATATCATAGTTCCTGCCCAGATTGAAAAGGAAAAGGCGATTATCGACGCGGAAGCGGAAGCGGAACGCATTCGTCGGAAAGCAAAAGGGGAAGCAGATGCTATCTATGCTAAAATGGCTGCCGAAGCCCAAGGTATGTATGAGGTATTAACCAAACAAGCCGAAGGATATGATCGTATCGTGAAAGCGGCTGCGGGTGATCCGGATAAAGCTGTCATGATGTTGATTACGGATAAATTACCGGAATTGGTTAAAACACAAGTAGAAGCCGTAAAGAATATCAAGATAGACAAAGTGACTGTCTGGGACGGTAACGCAAACGGCAATGGAAACACTTCTACGGCTAACTTTATTTCCGGCATGATGAAATCAGTTCCTCCGTTAAATGATTTATTCCATATGGCGGGAATGAACCTCCCCTCTTACCTCAAAGGACCCGAAGTAAAAAAAGAAGAAGGAACTCATGAAAATGAGGAAAAAACACCTTGCTGA